In a genomic window of Saccharothrix sp. HUAS TT1:
- a CDS encoding F0F1 ATP synthase subunit epsilon, with the protein MAEMTVQLVAVERRLWSGTATTVVAQTLEGEIGILPGHEPVLGQLVEGGVVKIRTTDNELVTAAVHGGFLSVTGEGVSILAEDAELADEIDVERARADVKNDDDVQRARAIARLRAAGHSA; encoded by the coding sequence GTGGCCGAGATGACCGTCCAGCTGGTCGCGGTGGAACGCCGCCTGTGGTCCGGCACGGCCACCACCGTGGTCGCCCAGACGCTCGAAGGCGAGATCGGCATCCTGCCCGGTCACGAGCCGGTGCTCGGCCAGCTCGTCGAGGGCGGCGTGGTGAAGATCCGGACCACGGACAACGAGCTGGTGACGGCGGCCGTGCACGGTGGCTTCCTCTCCGTGACCGGCGAGGGTGTGAGCATCCTGGCCGAGGACGCGGAGCTCGCCGACGAGATCGACGTCGAACGGGCCCGGGCGGACGTCAAGAACGACGACGACGTCCAGCGGGCCAGGGCCATCGCGCGGCTCCGCGCCGCGGGGCACTCGGCCTGA
- a CDS encoding DUF2550 domain-containing protein, with protein MGIAELVGVVLFGAVVVLAYLAWRRVRLLRAGGVHVALRSRIEDSGRGWHLGVGHYRGDEFTWFRVLSLRSGPDMVISREGFEIDDRREPTAPEAYAMPSGAVVLRCRGAKGEVEIAMGPDALTGFLSWLESAPPGRSIPWAS; from the coding sequence GTGGGGATCGCCGAACTGGTCGGGGTGGTCCTGTTCGGCGCGGTGGTGGTCCTCGCGTACCTCGCGTGGCGCCGCGTCCGGCTGTTGCGCGCGGGCGGTGTGCACGTCGCGCTGAGGTCCCGGATCGAGGACTCCGGCCGGGGCTGGCACCTGGGTGTCGGCCACTACCGGGGTGACGAGTTCACCTGGTTCCGCGTGCTGAGCCTGCGCTCCGGCCCGGACATGGTGATCTCCCGCGAGGGTTTCGAGATCGACGACCGCCGCGAGCCGACCGCGCCGGAGGCGTACGCCATGCCGTCCGGCGCGGTGGTGCTGCGGTGCCGAGGCGCCAAGGGCGAGGTCGAGATCGCGATGGGCCCGGACGCGCTGACCGGCTTCCTGTCCTGGTTGGAGTCGGCGCCCCCGGGCCGCTCCATCCCCTGGGCCTCCTGA
- a CDS encoding cob(I)yrinic acid a,c-diamide adenosyltransferase, with translation MAVHLTKIYTRVGDDGTTGLGDFSRVPKTSPRITAYADVDETNAALGVALALGALEADVADVVRQVQNDLFDVGADLCTPIAPDPKYPPLRITQAYVDRLEAWCDEFNSRLGKLESFILNGGTPGAALLHQARTIARRAERGAWALIEVEAEQTNALTAKYLNRLSDLLFILARVANPDGDVLWRPGANA, from the coding sequence ACGGGCCTCGGCGACTTCTCCCGGGTGCCCAAGACCTCTCCGCGGATCACCGCCTACGCGGACGTGGACGAGACCAACGCCGCGCTCGGCGTGGCGCTGGCGCTGGGCGCGCTCGAAGCGGACGTCGCCGACGTGGTGCGGCAGGTCCAGAACGACCTGTTCGACGTCGGCGCGGACTTGTGCACGCCGATCGCGCCGGACCCCAAGTACCCGCCGCTGCGGATCACGCAGGCGTACGTGGACCGGCTGGAGGCGTGGTGCGACGAGTTCAACTCCCGGCTGGGCAAGCTGGAGTCGTTCATCCTCAACGGCGGCACGCCGGGCGCGGCGCTGCTGCACCAGGCCCGCACCATCGCCCGCCGGGCGGAGCGCGGCGCGTGGGCGTTGATCGAGGTCGAGGCCGAGCAGACGAACGCGCTCACCGCGAAGTACCTGAACCGGCTGTCCGACCTGCTGTTCATCCTGGCCAGGGTGGCGAACCCGGACGGTGACGTGCTGTGGCGGCCGGGGGCCAACGCCTGA
- the atpA gene encoding F0F1 ATP synthase subunit alpha, whose amino-acid sequence MAELTISSDEIRSAIEKYVSTYSPEVSREEVGVVAETYDGIAIVEGLPGTMTNELLEFPGGVLGVALNLEVRQIGAVILGDFDKIEEGQEVKRTGQVLSVPVGDGFLGRVVNPLGQPIDGLGDIVADDNRALELQAASVLQRQPVSEPMQTGIKAIDSMTPIGRGQRQLIIGDRKTGKTAVCIDTIINQKKAWESGDPTQQVRCVYVAIGQKGSTIAGVKSALEEAGALEYTTIVAAPASDSAGFKWLAPYTGSAIGQHWMYQGKHVLIIFDDLTKQAEAYRAISLLLRRPPGREAYPGDVFYLHSRLLERCAKLSDDMGGGSMTGLPIIETKANDVSAYIPTNVISITDGQCFLESDLFNAGVRPAVNVGISVSRVGGAAQTKAMKTVAGSLRLDLSQFRELEAFSAFASDLDAASRAQLDRGARLVELLKQGQYSPVPVEEQVVSIYLGTNGHYDDIPVGDVRRFESEFLNHVRRGHDVILSDIRESKKLSDDTAKGIVDAVNAFKQQFSASNGASVADVPADAMDADQVGQESVKVNRPAPAEK is encoded by the coding sequence ATGGCGGAGCTGACGATCTCGTCGGACGAGATCCGCAGTGCGATCGAGAAGTACGTCTCGACCTACTCCCCGGAAGTCAGCCGGGAAGAGGTCGGCGTCGTCGCGGAGACCTACGACGGCATCGCCATCGTCGAGGGTCTGCCCGGCACCATGACCAACGAGCTGCTGGAGTTCCCCGGCGGCGTGCTCGGCGTGGCCCTGAACCTGGAAGTCCGCCAGATCGGCGCGGTCATCCTGGGCGACTTCGACAAGATCGAAGAGGGCCAGGAGGTCAAGCGGACCGGCCAGGTGCTCTCCGTGCCCGTTGGGGACGGCTTCCTCGGTCGCGTGGTCAACCCGCTCGGCCAGCCGATCGACGGCCTGGGCGACATCGTGGCCGACGACAACCGCGCCCTGGAGCTGCAGGCCGCCTCCGTGCTGCAGCGGCAGCCGGTGAGCGAGCCGATGCAGACCGGCATCAAGGCGATCGACTCGATGACCCCGATCGGCCGCGGTCAGCGCCAGCTGATCATCGGCGACCGCAAGACCGGCAAGACCGCGGTCTGCATCGACACGATCATCAACCAGAAGAAGGCCTGGGAGTCGGGCGACCCGACGCAGCAGGTCCGCTGCGTGTACGTGGCCATCGGCCAGAAGGGCTCCACCATCGCGGGCGTCAAGTCCGCGCTGGAGGAGGCGGGCGCGCTGGAGTACACCACCATCGTCGCCGCCCCCGCGTCCGACTCGGCCGGCTTCAAGTGGCTCGCGCCCTACACCGGCTCGGCCATCGGCCAGCACTGGATGTACCAGGGCAAGCACGTCCTGATCATCTTCGACGACCTGACCAAGCAGGCGGAGGCGTACCGCGCCATCTCGCTGCTGCTGCGCCGCCCGCCGGGCCGCGAGGCCTACCCCGGCGACGTCTTCTACTTGCACTCGCGCCTGCTGGAGCGCTGCGCGAAGCTGTCCGACGACATGGGCGGCGGCTCGATGACCGGTCTGCCGATCATCGAGACCAAGGCCAACGACGTGTCGGCGTACATCCCGACCAACGTCATCTCGATCACCGACGGCCAGTGCTTCCTGGAGTCCGACCTGTTCAACGCCGGTGTGCGCCCGGCCGTCAACGTGGGTATCTCGGTCTCCCGCGTCGGTGGCGCCGCGCAGACCAAGGCGATGAAGACGGTCGCCGGCTCGCTGCGCCTGGACCTGTCGCAGTTCCGCGAGCTGGAGGCGTTCTCCGCCTTCGCCTCGGACCTCGACGCGGCCTCGCGCGCCCAGCTGGACCGCGGCGCCCGCCTGGTCGAGCTGCTGAAGCAGGGCCAGTACTCGCCGGTCCCGGTCGAGGAGCAGGTCGTCTCGATCTACCTCGGCACGAACGGCCACTACGACGACATCCCGGTGGGCGACGTCCGCCGCTTCGAGTCGGAGTTCCTGAACCACGTGCGCCGCGGCCACGACGTGATCCTGTCCGACATCCGCGAGTCCAAGAAGCTGTCGGACGACACGGCCAAGGGCATCGTCGACGCGGTCAACGCGTTCAAGCAGCAGTTCAGCGCCTCGAACGGTGCGTCGGTCGCCGACGTGCCCGCCGACGCGATGGACGCCGACCAGGTCGGGCAGGAGTCGGTGAAGGTCAACCGGCCCGCTCCGGCCGAGAAGTGA
- the atpD gene encoding F0F1 ATP synthase subunit beta: MSDMTATVTATRTGRVVRVIGAVVDVEFPRGAVPELFNALNVEITYEAVAKTLTLEVAQHLGDNLVRTISMQPTDGLVRGAAVTDTGKAISVPVGDVVKGHVFNALGDCLDEPGLGRDGEQWGIHRKAPSFDQLEGKTEILETGIKVIDLLTPYVKGGKIGLFGGAGVGKTVLIQEMITRIAREFSGTSVFAGVGERTREGTDLLLEMEEMGVLSDTALVFGQMDEPPGTRMRVALSALTMAEYFRDVQGQDVLLFIDNIFRFTQAGSEVSTLLGRMPSAVGYQPTLADEMGELQERITSTRGKSITSLQAIYVPADDYTDPAPATTFAHLDATTELSRPISQKGIYPAVDPLSSSSRILEPSIVGEEHYRVAQEVKRILQKYKELQDIIAILGMDELSEEDKVLVGRARRLERFLGQNFIVAEKFTGQPGSFVSIKDTIEAFDRVCKGEFDHFPEQAFFSCGGLDDVEANAKKLAGK, encoded by the coding sequence ATGAGTGACATGACCGCAACCGTTACCGCCACCCGCACCGGCCGTGTGGTCCGGGTGATCGGCGCCGTCGTCGACGTGGAGTTCCCGCGCGGCGCGGTGCCGGAGCTGTTCAACGCCCTGAACGTGGAGATCACCTACGAGGCGGTCGCCAAGACGCTGACCCTGGAGGTCGCCCAGCACCTGGGTGACAACCTGGTCCGCACCATCTCGATGCAGCCGACCGACGGCCTGGTCCGCGGCGCGGCGGTGACCGACACCGGCAAGGCGATCAGCGTGCCCGTCGGCGACGTCGTCAAGGGCCACGTCTTCAACGCGCTGGGCGACTGCCTGGACGAGCCCGGCCTCGGCCGGGACGGCGAGCAGTGGGGCATCCACCGCAAGGCGCCGTCGTTCGACCAGCTCGAGGGCAAGACCGAGATCCTGGAAACGGGCATCAAGGTCATCGACCTGCTGACCCCGTACGTCAAGGGCGGCAAGATCGGCCTGTTCGGCGGCGCGGGCGTGGGCAAGACGGTGCTCATCCAGGAGATGATCACCCGTATCGCCCGCGAGTTCTCCGGCACGTCGGTGTTCGCCGGCGTCGGCGAGCGCACCCGTGAGGGCACCGACCTCCTCCTGGAGATGGAGGAGATGGGCGTGCTCAGCGACACCGCCCTGGTGTTCGGCCAGATGGACGAGCCGCCCGGCACGCGCATGCGCGTCGCGCTGTCCGCGCTGACGATGGCGGAGTACTTCCGCGACGTGCAGGGCCAGGACGTGCTGCTGTTCATCGACAACATCTTCCGGTTCACCCAGGCGGGCTCGGAGGTGTCGACCCTGCTGGGCCGCATGCCGTCCGCCGTGGGCTACCAGCCGACGCTGGCCGACGAGATGGGCGAGCTGCAGGAGCGCATCACCTCGACGCGCGGCAAGTCGATCACCTCGCTGCAGGCCATCTACGTGCCCGCGGACGACTACACCGACCCCGCGCCGGCCACCACCTTCGCCCACCTGGACGCGACGACGGAGCTCTCCCGTCCGATCTCCCAGAAGGGCATCTACCCGGCGGTGGACCCGCTGTCCTCGTCCTCCCGGATCCTGGAGCCGTCGATCGTCGGCGAGGAGCACTACCGGGTGGCGCAGGAGGTCAAGCGGATCCTGCAGAAGTACAAGGAGCTGCAGGACATCATCGCCATCCTCGGCATGGACGAGCTGTCCGAGGAGGACAAGGTCCTCGTCGGTCGCGCCCGTCGCCTGGAGCGCTTCCTCGGCCAGAACTTCATCGTGGCCGAGAAGTTCACCGGCCAGCCGGGTTCCTTCGTGTCGATCAAGGACACGATCGAGGCGTTCGACCGCGTCTGCAAGGGCGAGTTCGACCACTTCCCGGAGCAGGCGTTCTTCTCCTGCGGCGGGTTGGACGACGTCGAGGCCAACGCCAAGAAGCTCGCCGGCAAGTAG
- a CDS encoding F0F1 ATP synthase subunit gamma, translated as MAAQIRELRQRIRSVNSTKKITKAYELIATSRLAKAQTRVAASKPYAEEITSVLSALATASTNLDHPLLTERKNPRRAGVLVVTSDKGMCGGYNANVLRAAEELLSLLRSEGKEPVLYVIGRKGVGYYRFRRRAIAGEWTGFSQLPHYVNAAEAGEALVKAFVAGSDDEGDQPGPDGVLGVDELHVVYTEFKSMLSQTPVAKRIAPMVVDFDPEPQKLQSVYSFEPGADTLLGALLPKYVKTRLFSALLDAAASESAARRTAMKAATDNATELVRNLSRQANAARQAQITQEISEIVGGASALTGGAGSDE; from the coding sequence ATGGCGGCACAGATCCGAGAGCTGCGCCAGCGGATCCGCTCGGTCAACTCGACCAAGAAGATCACGAAGGCGTACGAGCTCATCGCCACGTCCCGTCTGGCCAAGGCGCAGACGAGGGTCGCGGCGTCCAAGCCCTACGCGGAGGAGATCACCTCGGTGCTCTCCGCGCTGGCGACGGCGTCCACGAACCTCGACCACCCGCTGCTGACCGAGCGCAAGAACCCCCGCCGTGCCGGCGTGCTGGTCGTGACCAGCGACAAGGGCATGTGCGGCGGCTACAACGCCAACGTGCTGCGCGCCGCCGAGGAACTGCTCTCGCTGCTGCGGTCCGAGGGCAAGGAGCCCGTGCTCTACGTCATCGGCCGCAAGGGCGTCGGCTACTACCGGTTCCGCAGGCGCGCGATCGCCGGCGAGTGGACCGGGTTCTCGCAGCTGCCGCACTACGTCAACGCCGCCGAGGCGGGCGAGGCGCTGGTCAAGGCGTTCGTCGCGGGCAGCGACGACGAGGGCGACCAGCCCGGCCCGGACGGCGTGCTCGGCGTGGACGAGCTGCACGTGGTCTACACCGAGTTCAAGTCGATGCTGAGCCAGACGCCGGTCGCCAAGCGGATCGCGCCGATGGTGGTCGACTTCGACCCGGAGCCGCAGAAGCTCCAGTCGGTGTACTCGTTCGAGCCGGGTGCGGACACGCTGCTGGGCGCGCTGCTGCCCAAGTACGTCAAGACCCGGCTCTTCTCGGCACTGCTGGACGCGGCGGCCTCCGAGTCGGCGGCGCGGCGGACCGCGATGAAGGCGGCGACGGACAACGCCACCGAGCTGGTCCGCAACCTGAGCCGTCAGGCGAACGCGGCCCGCCAGGCCCAGATCACCCAGGAGATCAGCGAGATCGTCGGTGGCGCCTCCGCGCTTACCGGTGGCGCAGGAAGTGATGAGTGA
- a CDS encoding IclR family transcriptional regulator, with the protein MPTPKSLLDRAFSLLSVFTVDRPAVTLSELSRHSGLPLSTTHRLVASLVALRALDRAPDGRYCVGLRLLELGSLSPGSLDLRDRALPFLEDLYEVTRHNVQLAVRDGVEVVYVERISARDAVNVVTRVGSRMPLHCTGVGLVLLAAAPVAVQEAVLAGPLKRFTPKTIGTPQELRETLARVRRDDYATSDRQIELITYSVAAPVRDQDGEVVAAVSVVVPTGTRTDTVVPAVRACGLAISRALGWASP; encoded by the coding sequence GTGCCGACACCGAAGTCGCTGCTCGACCGGGCCTTCTCGCTGCTGTCGGTGTTCACCGTGGACCGACCCGCGGTGACGCTGTCCGAGCTGAGCCGCCACTCCGGCCTGCCGCTGAGCACCACGCACCGGCTGGTGGCGTCCCTGGTGGCCCTGCGCGCCCTCGACCGGGCGCCGGACGGCCGCTACTGCGTCGGCCTGCGGCTGCTGGAGCTGGGCTCGCTGTCGCCCGGCAGCCTGGACCTGCGCGACCGCGCCCTGCCGTTCCTCGAAGACCTCTACGAGGTGACGCGGCACAACGTGCAGCTGGCCGTCCGCGACGGCGTGGAGGTCGTGTACGTGGAGCGGATCTCGGCGCGGGACGCGGTGAACGTGGTGACCCGCGTCGGCAGCCGGATGCCGCTGCACTGCACGGGCGTCGGCCTGGTGCTGCTGGCCGCCGCGCCCGTCGCGGTGCAGGAGGCCGTGCTCGCGGGACCGCTCAAGCGGTTCACGCCGAAGACCATCGGCACGCCCCAGGAGCTGCGGGAGACCCTGGCCAGGGTGCGCCGCGACGACTACGCCACCAGCGACCGGCAGATCGAGCTGATCACCTACTCGGTGGCCGCGCCCGTGCGCGACCAGGACGGCGAGGTGGTGGCCGCCGTGTCCGTCGTGGTGCCCACCGGGACCCGCACGGACACCGTCGTGCCCGCCGTGCGCGCGTGCGGCCTGGCCATCTCCCGCGCGCTGGGCTGGGCGTCCCCCTGA